A single genomic interval of Microbacterium oleivorans harbors:
- a CDS encoding glycosyltransferase family protein — protein sequence MVIRVALFSHDSVGLGHVRRNLAIAHALTRALPALRGEEVTGILLTGDAGATAFPAPRGWDWVVLPGITVGDGGYRSRHLAAGIDRVTAMRGGAAAGVLSAFGPDLVIVDRHPFGVHGELTAALRILRDEQPSCVTVLGLRDVLDRPAVAREEFRLLGGAAAVRELYDAVWVYGDPAVHDMRVTGELPRGLHDLVFHTGYLANGRSTSMRHEAARPFVLTTVGGGADGLRTAMTAAAAEVPEGHDHLVVTGPQMPEPDRALVRAAATAATRVVETISDMPDLVHRAAAVVGMGGYNTVCEVMSSPTPLLVVPRASRRDEQRIRATALARVGAVSSAAPETLDARTVADFFARSIGHRSARSSVDLDGLAAVAPLAARSLDRIPQEVIAHAV from the coding sequence ATGGTCATCAGGGTCGCCCTCTTCTCGCACGACTCGGTGGGGCTCGGCCACGTGCGTCGCAATCTCGCGATCGCCCACGCCCTCACGCGTGCCCTCCCGGCGCTGCGCGGCGAGGAGGTCACCGGCATCCTCCTCACCGGCGACGCCGGCGCGACGGCCTTCCCCGCGCCGCGTGGATGGGACTGGGTGGTGCTGCCGGGCATCACCGTCGGCGACGGCGGCTACCGCTCCCGCCACCTCGCCGCCGGCATCGACCGCGTCACCGCCATGCGCGGCGGCGCCGCCGCGGGCGTGCTGAGCGCGTTCGGCCCCGATCTGGTCATCGTCGACCGGCATCCGTTCGGCGTGCACGGCGAGCTGACGGCGGCGCTGCGCATCCTCCGCGACGAGCAGCCGTCGTGCGTCACCGTGCTGGGGCTGCGCGACGTGCTCGACCGTCCGGCGGTGGCGCGTGAGGAATTCCGGCTCCTCGGCGGAGCCGCCGCCGTCCGCGAGCTCTACGACGCCGTCTGGGTATACGGGGATCCTGCCGTGCACGACATGCGGGTGACGGGCGAGCTCCCGCGCGGCCTGCACGACCTGGTGTTCCACACCGGCTACCTCGCCAACGGGCGCAGCACGTCGATGCGGCACGAGGCGGCGCGGCCGTTCGTGCTGACCACCGTCGGCGGAGGCGCCGACGGGCTGCGGACGGCCATGACCGCCGCAGCGGCCGAGGTTCCCGAGGGACACGATCACCTGGTCGTCACCGGCCCGCAGATGCCCGAGCCCGATCGTGCGCTCGTGCGCGCTGCGGCGACCGCGGCCACCCGCGTGGTCGAGACCATCAGCGACATGCCGGATCTCGTCCATCGCGCGGCCGCCGTGGTCGGGATGGGCGGATACAACACCGTCTGCGAGGTGATGAGCAGCCCCACGCCGCTGCTCGTCGTGCCACGCGCCTCGCGCCGCGACGAGCAGCGCATCCGCGCGACCGCCCTCGCGCGGGTCGGCGCCGTCTCGTCTGCCGCGCCCGAGACCCTCGACGCCCGCACCGTCGCCGACTTCTTCGCCCGTTCGATCGGACACCGCTCGGCGCGCAGCTCCGTCGACCTCGACGGACTCGCCGCCGTCGCCCCTCTCGCCGCCCGTTCGCTGGATCGCATCCCCCAGGAGGTCATCGCCCATGCTGTCTGA
- a CDS encoding DUF429 domain-containing protein, with the protein MRTVGVDLAAADAGTAVAVVEWAASSARLVSLRLGASDTDIVDAARTATKIGIDCALGWPDEFVDFVSRHADPSGAPEVDGGASWRRRLAYRETDRVVRAITGRWPLSVSTDRLGVTALRCAGLVARLRADGRDVDRAGSGDLAEVYPGASLRVWGFDTRGYRVDPAVRRVLLDAMLGAAPWLDPGEHAATMVRSGDAFDAVVAALATRASARGAVIQPEPDQLAAARREGWIALPTGPLDDLVAHGQPPTA; encoded by the coding sequence ATGCGCACCGTCGGGGTGGACCTGGCGGCCGCCGACGCGGGCACCGCGGTGGCGGTCGTCGAATGGGCCGCATCGTCCGCCCGCCTGGTGTCACTGCGGCTCGGCGCCTCCGATACCGACATCGTCGACGCGGCGCGGACGGCGACGAAGATCGGAATCGACTGCGCGCTGGGCTGGCCCGACGAGTTCGTCGACTTCGTCTCGCGCCACGCCGACCCGTCCGGCGCACCGGAGGTCGACGGCGGGGCGTCATGGCGGCGCCGGCTCGCCTACCGGGAGACCGACCGGGTCGTGCGAGCCATCACGGGCCGGTGGCCGCTCAGCGTCTCGACGGACCGTCTGGGCGTCACGGCGTTGCGGTGCGCGGGTCTCGTGGCGCGGCTGCGGGCCGACGGCCGCGACGTCGACCGCGCCGGCTCGGGCGACCTGGCCGAGGTCTATCCGGGCGCGTCCCTCCGGGTCTGGGGCTTCGACACCCGCGGCTACCGCGTCGACCCCGCGGTGCGTCGGGTCCTGCTGGATGCGATGCTCGGGGCCGCGCCGTGGCTCGACCCCGGTGAGCACGCCGCGACGATGGTGCGCTCGGGCGACGCGTTCGACGCGGTCGTGGCGGCGCTCGCGACGCGCGCCTCCGCTCGCGGGGCGGTGATCCAGCCGGAACCCGACCAGCTCGCCGCTGCTCGCCGCGAGGGGTGGATCGCTCTGCCGACCGGGCCGCTCGACGACCTCGTCGCGCACGGTCAGCCGCCCACCGCGTAG
- a CDS encoding NUDIX domain-containing protein, with protein sequence MAATSAGILPYRVAADGTVSALVAHMGGPYWASRDEGAWSIVKGEFDAEGETARDAARREFREELGLDPPGGEYAELGTFAYASGKRITVFVVDGAGFDVTPARFGEFEMEWPPRSGRRASFPEVDRVAWLSLDDARTRLVRGQRPALDRLAKLLGAI encoded by the coding sequence GTGGCGGCGACGAGCGCCGGCATCCTGCCCTACCGCGTCGCTGCGGACGGCACGGTGTCGGCGCTCGTCGCGCACATGGGCGGGCCCTATTGGGCGTCCCGGGACGAGGGCGCCTGGTCGATCGTGAAGGGCGAGTTCGATGCCGAGGGCGAGACGGCCCGGGATGCCGCCCGGCGCGAGTTCCGCGAGGAGCTGGGCCTGGACCCGCCCGGGGGCGAGTACGCCGAGCTCGGCACGTTCGCCTATGCCTCGGGCAAGCGGATCACCGTGTTCGTCGTCGACGGCGCGGGGTTCGACGTGACGCCGGCTCGGTTCGGAGAGTTCGAGATGGAATGGCCGCCGCGGTCGGGCCGTCGGGCGTCGTTCCCCGAGGTCGACCGCGTGGCGTGGCTGTCGCTCGACGACGCGCGAACGCGGCTCGTCCGCGGCCAGCGCCCGGCCCTGGACCGGCTCGCCAAGCTGCTGGGCGCGATCTAG
- a CDS encoding phosphotransferase family protein: MTPAAIALARLRERDPRVPGLGTLLDADALGAVLGHPVHLRRVRYKPATSVIAAFDSPHGAGWAAAYDGPDKARVSSVPHRRADPVPGIAHAVTGTARTDRALAPAMRELDRARPGELTGAQLLRHNPGRRLVLAEAGGGAIVKVVARAADRLRPDALAVLLSDVGVPVLPAERLTDRAWRAPYWGEGDLTVAPSPDAAFRAGAALAALHRAPTPVAARPVTGPSDAAAAATAIAAVLPELASRAAALAARHPAGGPERVVHGDFSADQVLVGADGEVRLIDFDRLGTGDPMRDLAGFAVEERMRLGASPLIGELIEGYRAAGGELDDARLRAWVPLCALGRAIEPFRRCDPDWPALVDRALAVGEGWTP; this comes from the coding sequence ATGACCCCCGCCGCCATCGCTCTGGCCCGCCTGCGCGAGCGCGACCCGCGGGTGCCCGGACTGGGCACGCTGCTCGACGCCGATGCGCTCGGCGCAGTTCTCGGGCACCCCGTGCACCTCCGGCGCGTCCGCTACAAGCCGGCGACCAGCGTGATCGCGGCCTTCGACTCGCCGCACGGCGCGGGGTGGGCGGCGGCCTACGACGGACCCGACAAGGCCCGCGTGTCGAGCGTCCCGCATCGCCGCGCAGATCCGGTGCCGGGAATCGCTCACGCCGTCACCGGGACCGCGCGGACGGACCGGGCGCTGGCCCCGGCGATGCGCGAGCTCGACCGGGCACGGCCCGGGGAGCTGACCGGGGCGCAGCTGCTGCGGCACAACCCGGGCCGGCGGCTCGTGCTCGCCGAGGCCGGCGGCGGCGCGATCGTCAAGGTCGTCGCGCGTGCTGCCGACCGGCTCCGACCGGACGCGCTGGCGGTGCTGCTCTCGGATGTCGGGGTACCCGTGCTGCCCGCGGAACGGCTGACCGACCGGGCTTGGCGCGCACCGTACTGGGGTGAGGGCGATCTGACCGTCGCGCCTTCGCCGGACGCCGCGTTCCGCGCCGGCGCGGCCCTGGCGGCCCTGCACCGGGCGCCCACCCCCGTCGCGGCTCGGCCGGTGACGGGTCCGAGTGACGCGGCGGCCGCCGCGACGGCCATCGCCGCGGTGCTGCCCGAGCTCGCCTCGCGCGCCGCGGCCCTGGCCGCGCGGCATCCCGCGGGCGGTCCCGAGCGCGTCGTGCACGGCGACTTCAGCGCCGATCAGGTGCTCGTCGGCGCGGACGGCGAGGTGAGGCTGATCGACTTCGACCGGCTGGGAACGGGAGACCCGATGCGCGATCTGGCCGGTTTCGCCGTCGAGGAGCGGATGCGTCTGGGCGCGAGCCCGCTCATCGGCGAGCTGATCGAGGGGTACCGCGCGGCCGGGGGAGAGCTCGACGATGCCCGGCTGCGCGCCTGGGTGCCGCTGTGCGCGCTCGGGCGGGCGATCGAGCCGTTCCGCCGATGCGACCCCGACTGGCCCGCGCTCGTGGACCGGGCGCTCGCCGTCGGCGAGGGGTGGACGCCGTGA
- a CDS encoding glycosyltransferase family 4 protein has product MRVAYLCADPGVPVFGTKGASVHIQEVVRAFRARGDEVTVYTTRRGDHVPDDLAQLRVIERRVARGDTAARERDIARAARELADAAAADGCDLVYERFSLFSDGGARIAAETGSPLVLEVNAPLIEEQRLHRELVDEVGVRALAEQSLRAAAVVTCVSEPVAAWARGLGAVDPVVEPNGVNTARIRPTTARRYAGETPTVGFVGTLKHWHGVDVLLDAAAELARRGCGIRLTVIGDGPAGAELREQATRLGLEARFVGAVAPSEVPAMLGGIDIGVAPYREADDYFSPLKVCEYLAAGIPVVASRVGQLPQLVAHGETGALVRPGDPVALADALEALAADPETRVRWSVAARRRAVAAHDWSGVLARTLAALPAEVGA; this is encoded by the coding sequence ATGCGCGTCGCGTACCTGTGCGCAGACCCCGGGGTGCCCGTCTTCGGCACCAAGGGGGCGAGCGTGCACATCCAGGAGGTCGTGCGCGCGTTCCGGGCCCGCGGCGACGAGGTGACCGTCTACACGACCCGGCGCGGCGACCACGTGCCGGACGACCTCGCACAGCTCCGCGTGATCGAGCGCCGCGTCGCCCGCGGCGACACCGCGGCACGAGAGCGCGACATCGCCCGCGCCGCCCGCGAGCTCGCCGACGCCGCCGCCGCGGACGGCTGCGACCTGGTCTACGAGCGGTTCTCGCTGTTCAGCGACGGTGGCGCGCGGATCGCGGCCGAGACCGGCTCGCCGCTGGTGCTCGAGGTCAACGCCCCGCTCATCGAGGAGCAGCGGCTGCATCGCGAGCTCGTCGACGAGGTGGGCGTGCGCGCGCTCGCCGAGCAATCGCTGCGGGCCGCGGCGGTCGTGACCTGCGTCTCCGAACCGGTGGCCGCGTGGGCACGCGGGCTCGGCGCGGTCGACCCGGTCGTCGAGCCGAACGGCGTCAACACCGCCCGCATCCGTCCCACGACTGCGCGACGCTACGCCGGGGAGACCCCCACGGTCGGGTTCGTCGGGACGCTCAAGCACTGGCACGGCGTCGACGTGCTCCTCGACGCCGCGGCCGAACTCGCGCGACGCGGATGCGGCATCCGTCTCACCGTCATCGGCGACGGCCCCGCCGGCGCCGAGCTGCGGGAGCAGGCGACGCGCCTGGGACTGGAGGCCCGCTTCGTGGGCGCCGTCGCCCCCAGCGAGGTGCCGGCGATGCTCGGCGGGATCGACATCGGTGTCGCCCCCTACCGGGAGGCCGACGATTACTTCTCGCCGCTGAAGGTGTGCGAGTACCTCGCCGCCGGCATCCCGGTCGTCGCATCGCGGGTGGGGCAGCTGCCGCAGCTCGTCGCCCACGGTGAGACCGGCGCGCTCGTGCGCCCCGGCGATCCGGTGGCCCTCGCCGACGCCCTCGAGGCGCTTGCGGCCGACCCCGAGACGCGTGTGCGCTGGTCGGTGGCCGCCCGTCGCCGGGCGGTCGCGGCGCACGACTGGTCGGGAGTGCTGGCCCGCACCCTCGCCGCCCTCCCCGCGGAGGTGGGGGCGTGA
- a CDS encoding glycosyltransferase has protein sequence MLSDITVPARPAAPLIGYVLKMYPRFSETFVVTEILAREAQGERIEIFALRPTDDTRFHAELARVQAPVRAIPVPKRLSIAWATLRSAGADPELAAAVARHLSELAELEPDDAVQAVEVARQSRMRGVTHLHAHFGSAATTIARLAGRLAGIPYSFTAHAKDIFHESVSREDLARKLDDAAFAVTVSDYNLAHLRAEFGDGPRLHRVYNGLELDRFPFVPPAARADEVRLLAVGRLVEKKGFGLLVRAVERLRARGVAVRLDIVGDGELGPDLRAQIDASPVRDAVRMLGARSQDEVAQCLREADVFVAPCLVGADGNADGLPTVLLEAMASGVPCVSTAVTGIPEIIRDGETGVLCAPGDVADLAEALARACAADFPAEPIARRARRLIEREFDARRLAADLAELTGAVARDERRAA, from the coding sequence ATGCTGTCTGACATCACCGTCCCGGCTCGTCCCGCGGCGCCGCTCATCGGCTACGTGCTGAAGATGTACCCGCGCTTCTCCGAGACCTTCGTCGTCACCGAGATCCTCGCTCGCGAGGCCCAGGGCGAACGCATCGAGATCTTCGCCCTCCGGCCGACCGACGACACGCGGTTCCACGCGGAGCTCGCCCGGGTGCAGGCCCCGGTGCGCGCGATCCCGGTGCCCAAGCGGTTGAGCATCGCCTGGGCGACGCTGCGCTCGGCCGGCGCAGACCCCGAGCTGGCGGCGGCGGTCGCCCGGCACCTGTCCGAGCTCGCCGAACTCGAGCCCGACGACGCCGTCCAGGCGGTGGAGGTGGCCCGGCAGTCCCGGATGCGGGGCGTCACGCACCTGCACGCGCACTTCGGGTCGGCCGCGACGACGATCGCGCGGCTCGCGGGTCGCCTGGCCGGCATCCCGTACTCGTTCACCGCCCACGCCAAGGACATCTTCCACGAATCGGTCTCGCGCGAGGACCTGGCCCGCAAGCTCGACGATGCCGCGTTCGCGGTGACGGTCAGCGACTACAACCTCGCGCACCTGAGGGCCGAGTTCGGCGACGGTCCGCGGCTGCATCGCGTGTACAACGGGCTCGAGCTCGACCGGTTCCCGTTCGTGCCACCGGCCGCCCGCGCCGATGAGGTCCGGCTGCTCGCGGTGGGGCGCCTGGTCGAGAAGAAGGGCTTCGGGCTGCTCGTCCGAGCCGTCGAGCGGCTTCGCGCCCGCGGTGTGGCGGTGCGCCTGGACATCGTCGGTGACGGTGAGCTGGGGCCGGACCTGCGGGCGCAGATCGACGCGTCGCCCGTGCGCGATGCCGTGCGGATGCTCGGTGCCCGCTCGCAGGACGAGGTGGCGCAGTGCCTGCGCGAGGCCGACGTCTTCGTCGCTCCCTGCCTGGTCGGCGCCGACGGCAATGCCGACGGGCTGCCCACGGTGCTCCTCGAGGCCATGGCGAGCGGGGTGCCGTGCGTGTCGACGGCGGTCACCGGCATCCCCGAGATCATCCGCGACGGCGAGACGGGGGTGCTGTGCGCCCCCGGCGACGTCGCCGACCTCGCCGAGGCCCTCGCCCGGGCGTGCGCTGCGGACTTCCCGGCGGAGCCGATCGCGCGACGGGCGCGCCGGCTCATCGAGCGCGAGTTCGACGCGCGACGGCTGGCGGCCGACCTCGCCGAGCTCACCGGGGCGGTCGCGCGCGACGAGCGGAGGGCTGCCTGA
- the rlmN gene encoding 23S rRNA (adenine(2503)-C(2))-methyltransferase RlmN, with protein sequence MTDSSPERGAASAVRTTKPRQVRPATEGWSQQKDETGRPLLQFASPKRGKPPVHLADLTPEQRVEKVKELGMPGFRAKQLEKHYFRHFTSDPAEMTDLPAAGRDELVAGMLPPLLTEVRRLETDRGDTIKFLWKLHDGALVESVLMRYTGRITLCVSSQAGCGMNCPFCATGQAGLTRNMSAAEIVEQIVRANRLIADGGLGDPRKVGHEGERVTNIVFMGMGEPLANYARVMQAVRTMVDKDHGIGMSARGITISTVGLVPAIQKLTKEDIPVTFALSLHAPDDQLRDELIPVNSRWKVDEALDAARAYFDETGRRVSIEYALIKDMNDHAWRADLLAEKLNARGRGWVHVNPIPLNPTPGSIWTSSEPEVQDEFVRRLNEAGVPTTLRDTRGKEIDGACGQLVATEDDQRAADTVPAG encoded by the coding sequence ATGACCGATTCCTCTCCCGAGCGCGGGGCCGCCTCCGCCGTGCGCACGACCAAGCCGCGTCAGGTGCGTCCGGCGACCGAGGGTTGGTCGCAGCAGAAGGACGAGACCGGCCGGCCCCTGCTGCAGTTCGCCAGCCCGAAGCGCGGCAAGCCCCCGGTGCACCTCGCCGACCTCACCCCCGAGCAGCGCGTCGAGAAGGTGAAGGAACTGGGCATGCCCGGGTTCCGGGCCAAGCAGCTCGAGAAGCACTACTTCCGGCACTTCACCTCGGACCCCGCCGAGATGACCGACCTGCCGGCGGCGGGCCGGGACGAGCTCGTGGCGGGCATGCTGCCGCCCCTGTTGACGGAGGTGCGCCGACTCGAGACCGATCGCGGCGACACGATCAAGTTCCTCTGGAAGCTCCATGACGGCGCCCTCGTCGAGTCGGTGCTCATGCGTTACACCGGCCGCATCACCCTCTGCGTCTCGAGCCAGGCCGGGTGCGGCATGAACTGCCCGTTCTGCGCCACCGGCCAGGCAGGGCTGACCCGCAACATGTCGGCCGCCGAGATCGTCGAGCAGATCGTCCGCGCCAACCGGCTGATCGCCGACGGCGGCCTCGGTGATCCGCGCAAGGTCGGCCACGAGGGCGAGCGCGTCACGAACATCGTCTTCATGGGCATGGGCGAGCCGCTGGCGAACTACGCCCGGGTCATGCAGGCGGTGCGCACGATGGTCGACAAGGACCACGGCATCGGCATGAGCGCGCGCGGCATCACGATCTCGACGGTCGGTCTCGTCCCCGCGATCCAGAAGTTGACGAAGGAGGACATCCCCGTCACCTTCGCACTGTCGCTGCACGCGCCCGACGACCAGCTGCGCGACGAGCTCATCCCGGTGAACTCGCGCTGGAAGGTCGACGAGGCCCTCGACGCCGCGCGTGCGTACTTCGACGAGACCGGCCGTCGCGTGTCGATCGAGTACGCCCTGATCAAGGACATGAACGATCACGCCTGGCGGGCCGACCTGCTCGCCGAGAAGCTCAACGCCCGCGGCCGCGGCTGGGTGCATGTGAACCCGATCCCGCTGAACCCCACGCCGGGATCCATCTGGACGTCGTCCGAGCCCGAGGTGCAGGACGAGTTCGTGCGCCGCCTGAACGAGGCCGGGGTGCCCACGACGCTGCGCGACACCCGCGGCAAAGAGATCGACGGCGCCTGCGGCCAGCTCGTGGCCACCGAGGACGATCAGCGCGCCGCCGACACCGTTCCCGCCGGCTGA
- a CDS encoding aldo/keto reductase family protein, giving the protein MVEYRYLGNSGFKVSEITYGNWVTHASQVENDAAIATVHKALDLGITSFDTADAYANTAAEVVLGDALKGQPRESLEIFTKVYWPTGRKGPNDQGLSRKHIFDSINGSLRRLGVEYVDLYQAHRYDYETPLEETMQAFADIVRQGKALYIGVSEWTAEQLREGHALAKQLGVQLVSNQPQYSALWRVIEGKVIPTSQELGISQIVWSPLAQGVLTGKYQPGQPVPEGSRATDEKSGANFIKRFLNDEVLTAVQKLRPIADEAGLTIAQLSLAWVLHNDNIAAALVGASRPEQLEDTVKASGVKLDDAAYAAINDALGGVAATDPAETETVSPKSRPA; this is encoded by the coding sequence ATGGTTGAGTATCGCTACCTCGGCAACAGTGGATTCAAAGTCTCGGAGATCACGTACGGGAACTGGGTGACGCACGCCTCGCAGGTGGAGAACGACGCGGCGATCGCGACGGTCCACAAGGCGCTGGATCTGGGCATCACGTCGTTCGACACCGCCGACGCCTACGCCAACACGGCGGCGGAGGTCGTCCTCGGCGACGCGCTCAAGGGTCAGCCGCGCGAGTCGCTCGAGATCTTCACGAAGGTGTACTGGCCCACCGGCCGCAAGGGACCCAACGATCAGGGCCTCTCGCGCAAGCACATCTTCGACAGCATCAACGGGTCGCTGCGGCGTCTCGGGGTCGAGTACGTCGACCTCTATCAGGCGCACCGCTACGACTACGAGACCCCGCTCGAGGAGACGATGCAGGCCTTCGCCGACATCGTGCGTCAGGGCAAGGCGCTCTACATCGGGGTGAGCGAGTGGACCGCCGAACAGCTTCGCGAGGGGCACGCCCTGGCCAAGCAGCTGGGGGTCCAGCTCGTGTCGAACCAGCCGCAGTACTCCGCGCTCTGGCGCGTCATCGAGGGCAAGGTCATCCCCACCTCGCAGGAGCTCGGCATCTCGCAGATCGTGTGGTCGCCGCTGGCCCAGGGCGTTCTGACCGGCAAGTACCAGCCGGGCCAGCCCGTGCCGGAGGGGTCGCGCGCGACCGACGAGAAGAGCGGCGCGAACTTCATCAAGCGCTTCTTGAACGACGAGGTTCTCACCGCCGTCCAGAAGCTGCGGCCCATCGCCGACGAGGCGGGCCTGACGATCGCGCAGCTGTCGCTGGCCTGGGTCCTGCACAACGACAACATCGCCGCAGCCCTGGTCGGGGCCTCGCGTCCCGAGCAGCTCGAGGACACGGTCAAGGCGTCGGGTGTGAAGCTCGACGACGCGGCGTACGCGGCGATCAACGACGCCCTCGGCGGCGTCGCGGCCACCGACCCGGCCGAGACCGAGACGGTCTCGCCCAAGAGTCGCCCGGCCTGA
- a CDS encoding ribonuclease H family protein: MSEAPSRYVVATDGACKGNPGPTGWAWVGEDGHWAAGALPEGTNNIGELLGLLHAIEDHPDVPELVVQADSKYAIDTYASWMDGHRRRGWKTSTGAPTKNRDILEQLIVARDARRARGLPDVVLEHVRGHRGHVLNEWADERAVRGAEHAAKGTASAWSSLGGRHERLDVSEAPKKKR; this comes from the coding sequence GTGAGCGAAGCACCCTCCCGCTATGTCGTGGCCACCGACGGCGCCTGCAAGGGCAACCCCGGACCGACCGGCTGGGCATGGGTCGGCGAGGACGGGCATTGGGCCGCCGGGGCCCTCCCCGAGGGCACGAACAACATCGGTGAGCTGCTGGGTCTGCTCCATGCGATCGAGGACCACCCCGACGTCCCCGAGCTCGTCGTGCAGGCCGATTCGAAGTACGCCATCGACACCTACGCCTCGTGGATGGACGGCCACCGTCGCCGCGGCTGGAAGACCTCCACGGGTGCTCCTACGAAGAACCGCGACATCCTCGAGCAGCTCATCGTCGCCCGCGACGCCCGGCGTGCCCGTGGCCTGCCCGACGTCGTGCTGGAGCACGTGCGCGGGCACCGGGGCCACGTGCTCAACGAGTGGGCCGACGAGCGGGCCGTGCGCGGGGCGGAGCACGCAGCGAAGGGCACGGCGAGCGCGTGGTCGTCATTGGGCGGCCGACACGAGCGACTCGACGTCTCGGAGGCGCCGAAGAAGAAGCGCTGA
- a CDS encoding ABC transporter ATP-binding protein yields the protein MSRRRGRATVPSQRALARSLLIVKPHLRGKAGLITLGLVALLADVVFRVLEPWPLKFVVDSVSASLGATAGAAAGIPEATVGLLVACASLLVGLIALRALAAYVSTVAFALVGSRVATELRGRVFAHLQSLSPRYHAATSSGDVVQRLVGDIGRLQEVAVTAGLPLVGNIVTLVVLTVVMSLMDPLLTLVVVLAAVAYLITSRRSSRKITAASRTTRKGEGALADTAAETFGAIRVVQAYGLEERFGGGFARGNDKALTEGVRSRRLAAGLERRTDLIVGVATALVLFGGGWQVLSGSMTPGDLVVFVAYLKLAMRPLRDLAKFTGRIARAAASGERVADLLDEPVEIADAPHAAPLPRLRGEVWFDRIDLDDGRGRALARDLTLRIPAGQHICMLGPSGAGKSTLAGLLVRTADPVAGHVRLDGVSVTQATVASVRSAVSLLLQESVLFADTVRENIRLGRLDATDEEVERAARRAMAHEFVSALPQGYDTVLGNRGDTLSGGQRQRIAIARALLRDAPVVVLDEATTGLDPQSRAQVSASLAELAEGRTVISITHDVTQALAADRVVWLEDGRIVEDGEPGELMARSSSRLRRWVERARSTETPVAVGPGADR from the coding sequence GTGAGCCGCCGCCGGGGTCGCGCGACCGTGCCCTCGCAGCGCGCACTGGCGCGGAGCCTGCTGATCGTCAAGCCGCACCTGCGCGGCAAGGCGGGGCTGATCACCCTCGGACTCGTGGCGCTGCTCGCCGATGTCGTCTTCCGGGTGCTCGAGCCGTGGCCGCTGAAGTTCGTCGTCGATTCGGTGTCGGCGAGCCTGGGCGCGACCGCGGGTGCCGCCGCGGGCATCCCGGAGGCGACCGTGGGACTGCTCGTGGCGTGCGCGAGCCTGCTGGTGGGCCTGATCGCGCTGCGCGCGCTCGCCGCCTACGTCAGCACGGTGGCGTTCGCGCTCGTCGGTTCGCGCGTGGCGACCGAGCTGCGCGGCCGCGTCTTCGCGCATCTGCAGTCGCTCTCGCCGCGGTACCACGCCGCGACCTCGTCGGGCGATGTGGTCCAGCGCCTGGTCGGCGACATCGGGCGGCTGCAGGAGGTCGCCGTGACGGCGGGCCTGCCGCTGGTGGGCAACATCGTCACCCTGGTCGTGCTGACCGTCGTGATGTCGCTGATGGACCCGCTGCTCACCCTCGTCGTCGTGCTCGCGGCGGTGGCGTACCTCATCACCTCGCGGCGCAGCTCGCGCAAGATCACCGCGGCTTCGCGCACGACGCGCAAGGGCGAGGGGGCGCTCGCCGACACCGCGGCCGAGACGTTCGGCGCGATCCGCGTCGTGCAGGCGTACGGTCTCGAGGAGCGGTTCGGCGGCGGGTTCGCGCGCGGCAACGACAAGGCGCTCACCGAGGGCGTCCGCTCGCGCCGCCTGGCCGCCGGTCTCGAACGGCGCACCGACCTGATCGTCGGCGTCGCCACCGCGCTCGTGCTGTTCGGCGGCGGATGGCAGGTGCTCTCGGGCAGCATGACGCCGGGCGATCTGGTGGTGTTCGTCGCCTACCTGAAGCTCGCCATGCGCCCCCTCCGCGACCTCGCGAAGTTCACCGGTCGCATCGCCCGGGCCGCGGCATCGGGCGAGCGGGTCGCGGATCTGCTCGACGAGCCGGTCGAGATCGCGGATGCGCCGCACGCAGCGCCCCTCCCGCGCCTGCGCGGCGAGGTGTGGTTCGACCGGATCGACCTCGACGACGGCCGGGGACGCGCGCTCGCGCGCGACCTGACACTGCGCATCCCCGCCGGGCAGCACATCTGCATGCTGGGCCCCTCGGGCGCGGGCAAGTCCACCCTCGCCGGACTGCTGGTGCGCACGGCGGATCCGGTGGCCGGGCACGTGCGACTGGACGGGGTCAGCGTGACGCAGGCCACGGTCGCGAGCGTGCGCAGCGCCGTGTCGCTGCTGCTGCAGGAATCGGTGCTGTTCGCCGACACCGTCCGCGAGAACATCCGGCTGGGGCGCCTGGACGCCACCGACGAGGAGGTCGAGCGCGCCGCCCGCCGCGCCATGGCGCACGAGTTCGTCAGCGCCCTGCCGCAGGGGTACGACACCGTGCTGGGCAATCGGGGCGACACGCTCTCGGGCGGCCAGCGGCAGCGGATCGCGATCGCCCGCGCGCTGCTGCGCGACGCGCCGGTCGTCGTCCTCGACGAGGCCACGACGGGCCTGGACCCGCAGTCGCGGGCGCAGGTGTCGGCCTCGCTCGCCGAGCTCGCCGAGGGACGCACGGTGATCTCCATCACCCACGACGTGACGCAGGCTCTCGCCGCCGACCGTGTGGTGTGGCTCGAGGACGGCCGCATCGTCGAGGACGGCGAGCCCGGCGAGCTCATGGCGCGGTCATCGTCGCGGTTGCGTCGGTGGGTCGAGCGCGCGCGGAGCACCGAGACCCCGGTGGCGGTCGGGCCGGGAGCGGACCGATGA